A single genomic interval of Adhaeribacter pallidiroseus harbors:
- a CDS encoding AMP nucleosidase → MKSKEDIVRNWLPRYTGMALDEFGEYILLTNFINYVSMFSERFNCEIRGMNKPMQTATAHNITIINFGMGSPMAATVMDLLSAVKPKAALFLGKCGGIKEKVKLGDLILPIAAIRGEGTSDDYLPPEIPALPSFRLQRSVSSMIKKHEMDYWTGTVYTTNRRVWEHDEDFKEYLRSVRVMGIDMETATIFVVGFMNDIPHGALLLVSDNPMTPEGVKTAESDLKVTTNFVEKHLSIGIDAMIELRDSGESVKHLRYE, encoded by the coding sequence ATGAAATCGAAAGAAGACATTGTGCGCAACTGGCTCCCACGCTACACCGGGATGGCGCTCGACGAATTTGGCGAATATATTCTTTTAACCAACTTTATTAATTACGTATCCATGTTCTCGGAGCGGTTTAACTGCGAAATCCGGGGCATGAATAAACCCATGCAAACGGCTACCGCGCACAACATCACCATTATTAACTTCGGAATGGGCAGTCCCATGGCTGCCACTGTGATGGATTTATTATCGGCGGTTAAACCCAAAGCAGCTTTGTTTTTAGGTAAATGCGGCGGCATAAAAGAAAAAGTAAAACTAGGCGATTTAATTTTACCAATTGCCGCTATCCGCGGTGAAGGTACCTCGGATGATTATTTACCGCCCGAAATTCCGGCCCTTCCCTCTTTTCGCTTGCAACGTTCGGTATCCTCGATGATTAAAAAGCACGAAATGGATTACTGGACCGGCACGGTGTATACCACCAACCGCCGGGTATGGGAACACGACGAAGACTTTAAAGAATACCTGCGTTCGGTGCGCGTCATGGGCATTGACATGGAAACGGCCACTATTTTTGTGGTTGGCTTTATGAATGATATTCCGCATGGGGCCCTCTTGCTGGTGTCGGATAATCCCATGACTCCCGAAGGTGTGAAAACGGCGGAAAGCGATTTAAAAGTAACGACTAATTTTGTGGAAAAACACTTAAGCATCGGCATCGATGCCATGATCGAACTGCGCGACTCGGGCGAATCCGTGAAACATTTGCGTTATGAATAA
- a CDS encoding DUF1573 domain-containing protein — MKLIYLLLLGFCFILILPSVRAQGILKFETETHDFGNLLEGQPAVYEFKFKNTGDQPVIISNVQPSCGCTTPDWSKEPISPGKNGMVKAVYNSVGRPGAFHKSITVTSNAATTTQALFIKGTVLDKASVAKTYSPAQKANSPRLTLNKTNHDFGKLEVGQKAVAHFKVKNTGKQPLIIQGLKAPCNCINYRIATTKIAPGKEENLELTYTQRVLGEQIEQVSFISNDIVSSEASLVLKAKVVESLNTTSILKENSSAVPFK; from the coding sequence ATGAAATTGATATACTTACTACTTCTAGGGTTTTGCTTTATATTGATATTACCGTCGGTTCGGGCGCAAGGTATTTTAAAATTTGAGACGGAAACGCACGATTTTGGTAACCTTCTCGAAGGACAACCAGCGGTTTACGAATTTAAATTTAAAAATACCGGTGATCAACCCGTTATTATCTCTAATGTGCAGCCTTCCTGCGGCTGCACTACCCCCGACTGGTCCAAAGAACCTATTTCACCGGGTAAAAACGGAATGGTAAAAGCGGTTTATAACAGCGTGGGCCGGCCCGGCGCCTTTCACAAAAGTATAACCGTAACTAGCAATGCCGCTACCACTACCCAGGCTTTGTTCATTAAAGGCACTGTTTTAGACAAAGCAAGTGTAGCAAAAACGTATTCTCCCGCGCAAAAAGCAAATTCGCCCCGGTTAACCTTAAATAAAACAAATCATGATTTTGGTAAACTAGAAGTTGGGCAGAAAGCAGTGGCTCACTTTAAAGTAAAAAATACGGGAAAACAGCCGCTTATCATTCAAGGATTAAAAGCACCTTGTAACTGTATTAATTATAGAATTGCTACAACAAAAATTGCTCCTGGAAAAGAAGAAAATTTGGAACTAACTTATACCCAGCGGGTGTTAGGAGAACAAATAGAACAAGTAAGTTTCATTTCTAACGATATTGTATCCTCCGAAGCTTCTTTGGTTTTAAAGGCAAAAGTGGTGGAGAGTTTAAATACAACCAGCATCTTAAAAGAGAACAGCTCCGCTGTTCCGTTTAAATAG
- a CDS encoding alpha-ketoacid dehydrogenase subunit alpha/beta, with protein MQTVALVQKQALGREEILRDYRLAYESRQASLTGRKEVFMGKAKFGIFGDGKEVAQLAMAKYFRNGDFRSGYYRDQTFMFAVGELTLKQYFAQLYAHADAEAEPATAGRCMNGHFSTRSLDEDGNWKNLMEIKNSSADISPTAAQMPRLLGLAYASKLYRLNPDLQEFTNFSVNGNEVAFGTIGNASTSEGMFFEAFNAAGVLQVPMLISVWDDGYGISVPNEYQTTKGNISKVLAGFQRESPDEPGYEIFTVNGWDYEALCNLYAYAVELCREQHVPVLIHVQEMTQPQGHSTSGSHERYKSKERLTWEEEHDCLKCMREWILANEYATSEMLDHLEAEGRETVRQARLAAWNDYIGGVKADHNEAQQLLERLALETGNDHANQISSIAEELRKNTIPNRYDAIKGVKRALRYVRNEKSISKRELLGWLERVIGENAERYNTYLISQSRESPLLVEEVKPIFDENSPLVDGREVLRACFAAALARDPRLFAIGEDVGKIGDVNQAFAGLQDKFGELRVTDTGIRECTIVGQGIGAALRGLRPIAEIQYLDYLIYAIQTLSDDLACLHYRTKGGQKAPVIIRTRGHRLEGVWHSGSPIGMVLSTLRGMHVLVPRNMTQAAGFYNTLLKSDDPALIIESLNGYRLKERMPTNIGDITVPLGVPEILRSGEHVTVVTYGSMCRLVMEAAQQLAEFNISVEVIDVQTLLPFDIPSMILDSVKKTNKIIFADEDVPGGGTAFMMQKVIDEQGAYQWLDAQPRAISAQEHRPSYSSDGDYFSKPNVEDIFDAVYEIMHEADPETYPAIY; from the coding sequence ATGCAAACTGTGGCACTCGTACAAAAACAAGCTCTCGGCAGAGAGGAAATCCTTCGTGATTACCGCCTGGCTTACGAGAGCCGACAGGCCAGTCTTACCGGCCGAAAGGAGGTTTTTATGGGCAAAGCTAAATTCGGCATTTTTGGCGATGGCAAAGAAGTAGCGCAGTTAGCGATGGCAAAGTATTTCCGGAACGGCGATTTTCGTTCGGGTTATTACCGCGACCAAACGTTTATGTTTGCTGTTGGCGAGTTAACCTTAAAACAGTATTTTGCCCAACTTTACGCACACGCCGATGCTGAAGCAGAACCAGCAACGGCTGGTCGTTGTATGAACGGCCATTTTAGTACCCGCTCCCTGGATGAAGATGGAAATTGGAAAAACTTAATGGAAATTAAAAATTCCAGTGCCGATATCTCGCCCACGGCGGCGCAAATGCCCCGGTTGCTAGGGTTGGCTTACGCTTCTAAATTGTACCGGCTCAACCCTGATCTTCAGGAGTTTACTAACTTCTCGGTAAATGGCAACGAAGTAGCCTTTGGCACCATTGGCAATGCCTCTACGTCGGAGGGCATGTTCTTCGAAGCTTTTAATGCCGCCGGCGTTTTGCAAGTGCCCATGCTTATTTCGGTGTGGGACGATGGTTACGGCATCTCGGTACCTAACGAATACCAAACTACCAAAGGGAATATATCTAAAGTATTAGCGGGTTTCCAACGGGAAAGCCCGGATGAGCCGGGTTACGAAATATTTACGGTAAACGGTTGGGACTACGAAGCTTTATGTAATCTGTATGCTTACGCGGTAGAGTTGTGCCGGGAGCAACACGTGCCCGTTTTAATTCACGTGCAGGAAATGACCCAGCCGCAGGGGCATTCTACCTCTGGCTCCCATGAGCGGTATAAATCTAAAGAACGTTTAACCTGGGAAGAAGAGCATGATTGCTTAAAATGCATGCGCGAGTGGATTCTAGCGAACGAATACGCTACTTCCGAAATGCTGGACCATTTAGAAGCGGAAGGTCGGGAAACCGTGCGGCAAGCGCGTTTAGCGGCTTGGAATGATTACATTGGCGGCGTAAAAGCCGACCACAATGAAGCGCAGCAACTGCTAGAGCGGTTAGCCTTGGAAACAGGTAATGATCACGCTAATCAAATCTCTAGCATTGCGGAAGAACTGCGCAAAAATACTATACCTAATCGGTATGATGCCATAAAAGGCGTTAAAAGAGCTTTACGTTACGTTAGAAACGAAAAATCTATAAGTAAACGGGAACTATTAGGCTGGCTGGAACGGGTTATTGGCGAAAATGCGGAGCGTTATAATACTTATTTAATTAGCCAGTCCAGAGAATCACCCTTATTGGTTGAAGAAGTGAAGCCGATTTTTGATGAGAATAGCCCCTTAGTCGATGGCCGGGAGGTATTACGGGCTTGCTTTGCGGCCGCTTTAGCCCGCGACCCCCGTTTGTTTGCTATTGGCGAAGATGTCGGGAAAATTGGGGATGTTAATCAGGCCTTTGCGGGTTTACAAGATAAATTTGGGGAACTGCGCGTAACCGATACCGGTATCCGGGAATGTACCATAGTGGGGCAGGGTATAGGAGCTGCTCTTCGGGGACTACGACCAATTGCCGAAATTCAGTATTTGGATTATCTGATTTACGCCATTCAAACTTTATCCGACGATTTAGCTTGTTTGCATTACCGCACCAAGGGTGGTCAGAAAGCCCCGGTTATCATCCGGACGCGCGGTCATCGCCTGGAAGGGGTATGGCATTCTGGCTCGCCCATCGGCATGGTATTAAGTACTTTGCGTGGTATGCACGTATTGGTTCCGCGCAACATGACCCAAGCCGCTGGTTTTTATAATACCTTATTAAAATCCGACGACCCTGCCCTGATTATTGAAAGTTTAAACGGTTACCGTTTAAAAGAACGAATGCCAACTAATATTGGGGATATTACCGTTCCCTTAGGAGTTCCGGAGATTTTACGTTCTGGGGAGCACGTTACCGTTGTTACTTATGGCTCTATGTGCCGGTTGGTGATGGAAGCTGCGCAACAGTTAGCCGAGTTTAATATTTCGGTAGAAGTGATTGATGTGCAGACTTTACTGCCCTTCGATATTCCAAGTATGATTCTGGATTCGGTGAAAAAAACCAATAAAATTATTTTTGCGGATGAAGATGTTCCGGGTGGAGGTACTGCTTTTATGATGCAAAAAGTAATTGATGAGCAAGGCGCCTACCAATGGCTGGATGCGCAACCAAGGGCCATTTCGGCCCAGGAACACCGGCCTTCTTACTCTTCGGACGGGGATTATTTTTCTAAGCCCAACGTAGAAGATATTTTTGATGCCGTGTACGAAATCATGCATGAAGCCGATCCGGAAACTTACCCGGCTATTTATTAA
- the ald gene encoding alanine dehydrogenase translates to MIIGVPKEIKNNENRVALTPAGVAELKKYQHTIYVQSTAGSGSGFTDGEYEKAGAQILASIEEVYAIADMIIKVKEPITREYNLIKEGQLIFTYFHFASSEELTHAMIARKAICLAYETVERKDRSLPLLIPMSEVAGRMAPQEGAKYLEKPLKGRGILLGGVPGVKPAHVLVLGGGVVGTQAAKIAAGLGAQVTIMDINLTRLRELSDFMPANVITQYSNEYNIREAIKTADLIIGAVLIPGAKAPHLITRDMLKEMKPGTVLVDVAVDQGGCIETCQPTTHENPTYIIDDVVHYCVANMPGAVPYTSTLALTNATLPYAVQLANKGWQKACADNEELRLGLNVVNGKVVYKGVADAWNLKLTNPTAILELVH, encoded by the coding sequence ATGATAATAGGCGTTCCGAAAGAAATTAAAAATAACGAAAACCGGGTGGCTCTTACACCAGCCGGCGTTGCTGAGTTAAAAAAATACCAACATACTATTTACGTACAAAGTACCGCAGGCAGTGGTAGTGGTTTCACCGATGGCGAATACGAGAAAGCCGGCGCGCAGATATTGGCTTCTATCGAAGAAGTTTACGCTATTGCCGATATGATTATTAAGGTAAAAGAGCCTATTACCCGGGAATATAATTTAATTAAGGAAGGACAATTAATTTTCACTTATTTTCACTTTGCTTCCTCCGAAGAATTAACCCACGCCATGATTGCCCGAAAGGCTATTTGTTTGGCTTACGAAACGGTAGAACGCAAAGATCGCTCCTTACCTTTATTAATTCCGATGAGTGAAGTAGCCGGCAGAATGGCCCCCCAGGAAGGTGCTAAATATTTAGAAAAACCTTTAAAAGGCCGGGGTATTTTACTAGGAGGCGTACCCGGCGTAAAGCCGGCTCATGTGTTAGTATTGGGTGGTGGTGTAGTAGGTACGCAGGCAGCAAAGATTGCCGCTGGTTTGGGAGCCCAGGTAACCATTATGGATATTAACCTGACCCGTTTACGCGAGCTTTCCGATTTTATGCCGGCCAACGTGATTACCCAATACTCGAATGAATATAACATTCGCGAAGCCATTAAAACGGCCGATTTAATTATTGGCGCAGTATTAATTCCGGGCGCTAAAGCGCCGCATTTAATTACCCGCGATATGTTAAAGGAAATGAAACCGGGCACCGTACTCGTGGACGTAGCCGTGGACCAAGGTGGTTGCATTGAAACCTGCCAGCCCACTACCCACGAAAATCCCACTTATATTATTGATGATGTGGTGCATTACTGTGTGGCGAACATGCCGGGAGCCGTGCCTTATACTTCAACCCTGGCGTTAACCAATGCTACCTTGCCTTACGCCGTGCAATTAGCGAATAAAGGCTGGCAAAAAGCCTGCGCCGATAACGAAGAATTGCGATTAGGTTTAAATGTAGTTAACGGCAAAGTAGTTTATAAAGGAGTAGCTGATGCCTGGAATTTAAAATTAACCAACCCGACCGCTATTCTGGAATTAGTGCATTAA
- a CDS encoding TIGR04290 family methyltransferase: MSTLQQEIEQLRPWFHNIHLPDGTQTAPHHSLGDFPAFKWRDIAPSIPEDLSGWKVLDVGCNAGYYTIELAKRGAQVLAIDIDPHYLRQAAWVAQQFNLSQQIEFRQMQVYDVAQLNQSFDLIWYMGVLYHLRYPLLSLDILSQKLKKLMIFQTLTMPGEEVAEVPFDLDFNDREKMQQDGWPKMAFIENRLAGDVTNWWAPNHTGIEAMLRSCGLKVTQRPAHEIYLCEPDTSNPKNVHSWNSSEYLSATGQNWSEAVKVKITHKNRTLTS, translated from the coding sequence ATGAGCACCTTACAGCAGGAAATTGAACAACTAAGACCCTGGTTTCATAATATCCATTTACCCGATGGAACGCAAACGGCTCCCCATCATTCCCTAGGCGATTTTCCGGCTTTTAAGTGGCGCGATATAGCTCCGTCTATTCCCGAAGATTTGAGCGGTTGGAAGGTGCTGGATGTAGGTTGTAACGCTGGTTATTATACTATTGAATTAGCAAAGCGCGGTGCCCAGGTATTGGCCATTGATATTGATCCGCATTATTTAAGACAAGCCGCTTGGGTGGCCCAACAATTTAATCTGAGTCAGCAAATAGAATTCCGGCAAATGCAGGTGTATGATGTGGCTCAGTTAAATCAAAGTTTTGATTTAATCTGGTACATGGGCGTTTTGTACCATTTACGTTATCCTTTGCTTTCTCTGGATATTCTTTCCCAAAAATTAAAAAAGTTAATGATTTTTCAAACCTTAACCATGCCAGGCGAAGAAGTAGCCGAAGTACCTTTTGATTTAGATTTTAACGACCGCGAAAAAATGCAGCAAGATGGCTGGCCCAAAATGGCTTTCATCGAAAACCGGCTGGCGGGCGATGTTACGAATTGGTGGGCGCCTAACCACACCGGAATAGAAGCCATGCTGCGCTCTTGTGGTTTAAAAGTAACCCAACGACCAGCCCACGAAATTTACCTCTGCGAACCGGACACATCTAACCCTAAAAATGTTCATTCCTGGAACAGCTCCGAGTATTTATCCGCCACGGGGCAAAACTGGTCAGAAGCGGTAAAAGTAAAAATAACGCATAAAAACCGGACCCTGACCTCTTAA
- a CDS encoding glycoside hydrolase 5 family protein, whose protein sequence is MLDYQVKRSTTENLATLPWIQVASEAPYFITEEGESWTPIGQNDAVTWPEFAGLFRRKDYTGVEKHLAYLVENGVTCLRFMLEYAQTENRYIEKPAGKFQPNMIKLWDDLFALCEQYGLRILLTPYDTFWMWIRWKHHPYNRVNGGPCAKRSRWLLCPDTLQAIKNRLTFATERWGHSGALFAWDLWNEIHPAHAENNPEVFHQFVGEISSHLREVEMRLYGRTHLQTVSLFGPVLYEHPVVADVIFRHPELDFATTHFYDAKTINHPKDTVNPAICTGTLVREALEHLQPPKPFFDSEHGPIHSFKDLRKTLPDEFDDEYFRHIQWAHLASGAAGGGMRWPNRHPHVLTPGMRLAQASLANFVQILDWSQFQRINLNQELKISSPAFAGFCCADDKQAIVWLLRQDKRDKKKLVDKLAPAITPTIIIPGLQAGPYQVYFWKTLAGELLTQKTLQSSCNNQLQIAVPPIVTDIAIAIRKIT, encoded by the coding sequence ATGTTAGATTATCAAGTAAAACGTAGCACCACAGAAAATCTGGCGACGCTACCCTGGATTCAAGTGGCTTCCGAGGCACCCTATTTTATTACGGAAGAAGGCGAAAGCTGGACCCCGATCGGTCAGAACGATGCAGTTACCTGGCCGGAGTTTGCGGGTTTGTTCCGGCGGAAAGATTATACTGGGGTGGAAAAACATCTGGCTTACCTCGTAGAAAATGGAGTAACCTGCCTCCGGTTTATGCTGGAATATGCGCAAACCGAAAACCGGTACATCGAAAAACCAGCCGGTAAATTTCAGCCCAACATGATTAAACTATGGGACGATTTATTTGCGCTCTGCGAGCAGTATGGCCTTCGTATATTGCTAACTCCTTATGATACTTTCTGGATGTGGATCCGGTGGAAACATCATCCTTATAACCGGGTAAACGGCGGACCCTGTGCCAAACGTTCCCGGTGGCTGTTGTGCCCGGATACATTACAAGCTATTAAAAACCGCTTAACCTTTGCCACCGAAAGGTGGGGCCACAGCGGTGCCCTTTTCGCCTGGGATTTGTGGAACGAAATTCATCCGGCGCACGCCGAAAATAACCCCGAAGTTTTTCATCAGTTTGTGGGCGAAATAAGCAGCCACTTGCGCGAGGTAGAAATGCGATTGTACGGCCGTACCCACCTGCAAACGGTATCTTTGTTTGGTCCGGTTTTATACGAGCACCCGGTGGTAGCCGATGTTATATTTCGCCACCCGGAACTCGATTTTGCTACTACGCATTTTTACGATGCCAAAACTATTAATCACCCGAAAGACACGGTAAATCCGGCCATTTGCACGGGTACTTTAGTGCGGGAAGCCTTGGAACATTTGCAACCGCCCAAGCCTTTTTTCGATAGTGAGCACGGTCCTATTCACAGTTTTAAAGATTTGCGTAAAACCTTACCCGATGAATTTGACGATGAATACTTCCGGCATATTCAATGGGCGCACCTAGCCTCGGGAGCCGCGGGCGGTGGCATGCGTTGGCCCAACCGGCACCCCCATGTACTCACGCCCGGTATGCGATTGGCTCAAGCCAGTTTAGCTAATTTTGTTCAAATCTTAGATTGGTCTCAATTTCAACGCATAAACCTGAACCAGGAATTAAAAATATCTTCCCCGGCTTTCGCGGGCTTTTGTTGTGCCGACGATAAACAAGCCATTGTTTGGTTATTGCGCCAGGATAAACGCGATAAAAAGAAGTTAGTAGACAAACTGGCTCCGGCTATAACCCCAACCATTATAATACCGGGCTTACAAGCGGGCCCATATCAGGTGTATTTCTGGAAAACGCTGGCAGGAGAATTATTAACTCAAAAAACGTTGCAATCCTCTTGCAATAATCAACTGCAGATAGCAGTACCGCCTATCGTGACGGATATAGCTATAGCTATTAGGAAGATAACTTAA
- a CDS encoding type I restriction enzyme HsdR N-terminal domain-containing protein: protein MENGKGIMEALNLPAFGYKIKKTEGKTWIFDAIRKKYLVLTPEEWVRQHFLNYLIQHLHYPKGLIAPERGTTYNTLAKRTDICVYNTAGKVQLLVECKASSVKISADTVQQATTYNQKIKAPFVVLTNGLEHFCWQVDFANLTTIPLTDIPKYPQL, encoded by the coding sequence ATGGAAAATGGTAAAGGAATAATGGAGGCGTTGAACTTACCGGCTTTTGGCTATAAAATTAAAAAAACGGAAGGCAAAACCTGGATTTTTGATGCTATCCGGAAAAAATACCTCGTGTTAACTCCCGAAGAATGGGTAAGGCAGCATTTCCTTAATTACCTCATTCAGCATTTACACTATCCGAAAGGTTTGATTGCCCCGGAACGCGGTACCACGTATAATACTTTGGCGAAGCGCACCGATATTTGCGTGTATAACACTGCTGGGAAAGTGCAGCTCCTCGTGGAATGTAAGGCATCTTCCGTGAAAATTTCGGCCGACACGGTGCAGCAAGCAACCACTTATAACCAGAAAATTAAAGCTCCGTTTGTTGTGCTTACCAACGGTTTGGAACACTTTTGCTGGCAGGTAGATTTTGCAAATTTAACTACCATTCCGTTAACCGACATTCCCAAATACCCGCAATTATAA
- a CDS encoding LTA synthase family protein: protein MFDLFLKILFKRLALLLIMYQLLRLAFLLANLPTFNQIPNEELLLAFYHGLRFDFSAILLINIPFIFFSLAPASILHQDKYQRFLKILYFAVNVPFILLNLVDTEYFKFIGRRSTNEVTTITQDIVAQAGQLMQHYWYLWLILIILIFALYTLYPTKFPYQPQRGRRKFWQVVVLALATVILIRGGIQYKPIRVSSAFNYEPPVIGNLVLNSTFTFMRSLNKRTIDRARYFKSRQELLQTIHFDPLKSTKADSLPVRDNVVIIILESFGSEYTGVENQGKGYTPFFDSLATQGLFFRNNYANGRRSIEALPSILSGLPSLMDNPFMASAYQGNEIYGIGTVLQTQGYYTSFYHGGANGTMSFNAFAKLAGFAHYYGLDEYPANRLEADFDGNWGIFDEPYLQYVAQQLTQQPQPFLTGVFTLSAHHPYTLPAKYRSTFPKGPLKIHKTIAYTDFALKQFFKKIAQEPWYSNTLFVLTADHTQQVYRKDYKNRLGYHKVPLLFFKPGKPLGNIHNNKVTQHADIMPTLVDYLKIPTNKLLPFGRSVLNADNKGQALIYSDGIYTLVRPDYITELHPNGKTQLLRYKLHGYRKLKNEPEIIKKQYSRELEAYVQYFRNAMLDNNLYFWLHPGKPAIAP, encoded by the coding sequence ATGTTCGATCTTTTTTTAAAAATACTATTCAAACGGCTTGCCTTGTTGCTGATTATGTATCAGTTGCTGCGGTTGGCTTTTTTGCTGGCTAATTTACCCACCTTCAACCAAATACCTAATGAGGAATTGTTACTGGCCTTTTACCACGGCCTACGCTTCGATTTCTCCGCCATTTTGCTGATTAATATTCCTTTTATTTTCTTTTCGCTTGCTCCGGCCAGTATTCTTCATCAGGACAAATACCAACGATTTTTAAAAATTTTATACTTCGCGGTGAATGTACCGTTCATTTTATTAAACTTAGTGGATACCGAATATTTCAAGTTTATTGGTCGGCGTTCTACCAACGAAGTAACCACTATTACGCAGGATATCGTGGCGCAGGCGGGTCAGTTAATGCAACATTACTGGTATCTCTGGCTCATTTTAATAATCTTAATATTTGCCTTATACACGCTTTACCCCACTAAATTTCCGTACCAGCCGCAGCGTGGCCGTCGTAAATTCTGGCAAGTGGTAGTATTGGCATTGGCCACGGTTATTTTAATCCGGGGAGGCATTCAGTACAAGCCGATTCGGGTGAGCAGCGCTTTTAACTACGAACCGCCGGTAATTGGCAACCTGGTCCTGAATAGTACTTTTACTTTTATGCGCAGCCTGAATAAAAGAACCATCGATCGGGCCCGCTATTTTAAATCCCGGCAAGAACTGCTGCAAACCATACACTTTGATCCGCTAAAATCAACTAAAGCAGATAGCTTACCGGTGCGGGACAATGTAGTAATCATTATTCTGGAAAGTTTTGGTTCGGAGTACACGGGGGTGGAGAATCAGGGTAAAGGATATACGCCTTTTTTTGATTCGCTGGCCACACAAGGATTGTTTTTCCGGAACAATTACGCGAATGGCCGCCGTTCTATCGAAGCTTTGCCTTCTATTCTGTCGGGTTTGCCATCGCTGATGGATAATCCTTTTATGGCATCGGCTTACCAAGGCAATGAAATTTACGGTATTGGCACTGTATTGCAGACTCAAGGTTACTATACGTCTTTTTATCACGGCGGCGCTAATGGTACCATGAGTTTTAATGCCTTTGCCAAGCTGGCCGGTTTTGCGCATTACTACGGGTTAGATGAATATCCAGCCAATCGATTAGAAGCGGATTTTGACGGTAATTGGGGCATTTTTGATGAACCTTATTTACAATACGTCGCTCAACAATTAACCCAACAGCCGCAACCCTTTCTCACCGGGGTATTTACCTTAAGCGCGCACCATCCGTACACGCTGCCGGCTAAATACCGAAGTACTTTTCCGAAAGGCCCCTTAAAAATTCACAAAACCATTGCTTATACTGATTTTGCACTGAAACAATTTTTTAAAAAAATTGCGCAAGAACCTTGGTACTCAAACACCTTATTTGTACTTACCGCCGACCATACGCAACAAGTTTACCGCAAAGATTATAAAAACCGTTTAGGCTATCATAAAGTACCACTGCTGTTTTTTAAACCGGGTAAGCCGTTAGGGAACATTCATAATAATAAAGTTACCCAGCACGCCGATATAATGCCCACTCTGGTGGATTATTTAAAAATACCCACCAATAAATTATTACCCTTTGGCCGGTCTGTTTTAAATGCGGATAACAAAGGACAAGCTTTAATTTACAGCGACGGCATTTACACCTTGGTGCGCCCGGATTATATTACTGAGCTTCACCCAAATGGTAAAACTCAATTGCTCCGTTACAAATTACACGGGTATCGTAAATTGAAAAATGAGCCTGAAATTATTAAAAAACAATATTCCCGTGAACTGGAGGCGTATGTGCAATATTTCCGGAATGCGATGCTGGATAATAATCTTTATTTCTGGCTCCATCCGGGTAAACCAGCCATTGCTCCGTAG